The following coding sequences lie in one Kamptonema formosum PCC 6407 genomic window:
- a CDS encoding ATP-binding protein, translated as MIALSPRPVGRKWVTVRFASTLYLCPILDLLLAEVPAPWKAELRLGLQEALVNAAKHGNKLDPSKTVAVRFSFMSNQLLWVISDEGSGFCAPCECSIPPSMCDPHTDNFTPPHVEQECGRGLFILYQIFDRVEWNSQGTELTLCKEVDRRSRLPYVR; from the coding sequence GTGATTGCTTTATCTCCGCGCCCCGTAGGGCGCAAGTGGGTTACGGTTAGATTCGCTTCTACCCTCTACCTTTGTCCTATTTTGGATCTGCTTTTAGCAGAGGTTCCGGCTCCGTGGAAAGCGGAACTCCGGTTAGGACTTCAGGAAGCTTTGGTGAATGCTGCTAAGCATGGGAACAAATTAGATCCCAGCAAAACAGTTGCAGTACGTTTTTCCTTTATGTCAAATCAATTGTTGTGGGTGATATCAGATGAGGGTTCAGGCTTTTGCGCCCCTTGTGAGTGTAGTATCCCCCCATCTATGTGCGATCCACATACAGATAACTTTACCCCCCCCCATGTTGAACAAGAATGTGGCAGGGGGTTATTTATTCTTTATCAAATTTTCGATCGGGTGGAGTGGAACTCTCAGGGTACAGAGTTAACTCTGTGCAAAGAAGTTGACCGCCGTTCTCGGTTGCCTTATGTGCGTTAG
- a CDS encoding DUF6439 family protein, with product MLKTTQSSPSINLNELSTIELAQALAQRLAISEKDWHRLKANRSARASEQAAAALVFLLKNQTEEALPRLSQAVGWLDKSISAPPCPTHGHGK from the coding sequence ATGCTCAAAACTACCCAGTCATCACCCAGCATCAACCTCAACGAACTTAGCACAATCGAACTAGCCCAAGCACTAGCCCAGCGCCTAGCCATCTCCGAAAAAGATTGGCACAGACTCAAAGCTAACCGCTCAGCTCGCGCCAGCGAACAAGCAGCAGCAGCCTTAGTATTTTTGCTCAAAAACCAAACAGAGGAAGCTCTACCCCGCCTCAGTCAAGCAGTAGGCTGGCTAGATAAGTCAATCTCTGCTCCCCCTTGTCCCACTCACGGACACGGTAAATAG
- the acs gene encoding acetate--CoA ligase: protein MSQDTIESILQEKRLFQPPAEFSEKAHIKSLEEYKQLYDRAKADPQAFWAELAEKELDWFQKWDTVLDWQPPFAKWFVNGKINISYNCLDRHLTTWRKNKAALIWEGEPGDSRTLTYAQLHREVCQMANVIKQLGVQKGDRVGIYMPMIPEAAIAMLACARIGAIHSVVFGGFSAEALRDRLNDGQAKLVITADGGFRKDAIVGLKEQVDKALANGATPSVTDVLVVQRTKQQIHMETGRDHWWHDLQQGISADCPAEPMDSEDMLFILYTSGSTGKPKGVVHTTGGYNLYAHMTTKWIFDLQDTDVYWCTADVGWITGHSYIVYGPLSNGATTLMYEGAPRNSNPGCFWDVIEKYGVNIFYTAPTAIRSFMKMGEHHPKSRNLSSLRLLGTVGEPINPEAWMWYHRIIGNSKCPIVDTWWQTETGGIMITALPGAIATKPGSATLPFPGIVADVIDQDGEPVTNESGGYLVVKHPWPGMMRTLYGDPDRFRRTYWEYLRPKNGDYLYFAGDGAHKDKDGYFWVMGRVDDVISVAGHRLGTMEIESALVSHPAVAEAAVVGKPDEIKGEEIVAFITLDSAYSSSPQLEKELKQHVVSEIGAIARPGEIRFTDALPKTRSGKIMRRLLRSLAAGQEVTGDTSTLEDRTVLDKLRGGA, encoded by the coding sequence ATGTCACAAGATACGATCGAATCAATACTGCAAGAAAAACGCTTATTCCAGCCACCGGCGGAATTTTCCGAAAAAGCGCATATCAAAAGCTTGGAAGAGTACAAACAACTCTACGATCGCGCTAAAGCAGATCCCCAAGCATTCTGGGCAGAACTCGCAGAAAAAGAACTTGACTGGTTCCAAAAATGGGATACCGTACTCGACTGGCAACCGCCTTTTGCTAAGTGGTTTGTCAACGGTAAAATTAATATTTCCTACAACTGTCTAGACAGGCATTTGACGACTTGGAGAAAGAATAAAGCGGCGCTGATTTGGGAAGGGGAACCGGGAGACTCACGGACTCTCACTTACGCGCAACTCCACCGCGAAGTCTGCCAAATGGCGAATGTAATTAAACAATTGGGAGTGCAAAAAGGCGATCGCGTTGGTATTTATATGCCGATGATTCCCGAAGCCGCGATCGCGATGTTAGCCTGTGCCAGAATTGGGGCAATCCATAGCGTAGTGTTTGGCGGATTCAGCGCTGAAGCTTTGCGCGATCGCCTCAACGACGGCCAAGCTAAATTGGTAATTACGGCAGATGGTGGCTTCCGCAAAGATGCGATCGTTGGCCTGAAAGAACAAGTAGACAAAGCCCTCGCTAACGGCGCAACACCAAGCGTTACAGACGTTCTGGTGGTTCAACGGACAAAACAACAAATCCACATGGAAACCGGCCGCGATCATTGGTGGCACGACTTACAACAAGGCATATCCGCCGACTGTCCCGCCGAACCAATGGACAGCGAAGATATGCTGTTTATTCTATACACCAGCGGTAGTACAGGTAAACCGAAGGGCGTTGTTCACACCACCGGCGGATACAATCTATACGCCCACATGACCACGAAGTGGATCTTCGACCTGCAAGATACCGATGTTTACTGGTGTACGGCCGATGTCGGCTGGATTACAGGTCACAGCTACATTGTATATGGGCCGCTGTCCAACGGCGCTACAACCCTGATGTACGAAGGTGCGCCGCGTAATTCCAACCCCGGTTGTTTTTGGGATGTAATCGAGAAATACGGTGTCAACATTTTCTACACCGCGCCGACTGCGATCAGATCGTTTATGAAAATGGGCGAACATCACCCCAAATCCCGGAATTTATCATCTTTGCGGCTGTTGGGAACCGTTGGCGAACCCATTAACCCGGAAGCGTGGATGTGGTATCACCGGATCATCGGTAACTCCAAATGTCCAATTGTCGATACTTGGTGGCAAACTGAGACGGGCGGGATTATGATTACAGCGTTACCAGGTGCGATCGCCACTAAACCCGGTTCTGCAACCCTACCTTTCCCTGGAATTGTCGCCGATGTCATCGATCAAGACGGCGAACCCGTTACCAATGAAAGCGGCGGCTATTTAGTCGTCAAGCATCCTTGGCCGGGAATGATGCGAACGCTTTACGGCGATCCCGATCGCTTCCGTCGCACTTACTGGGAATATTTGCGCCCGAAAAATGGCGATTATTTATACTTTGCCGGCGATGGCGCACACAAGGATAAAGATGGCTATTTCTGGGTGATGGGCCGCGTGGACGATGTGATTAGTGTTGCCGGCCACCGACTCGGTACAATGGAGATTGAATCAGCCTTAGTCTCTCACCCTGCGGTCGCTGAGGCGGCGGTTGTGGGTAAGCCGGATGAGATTAAGGGAGAGGAGATTGTAGCTTTTATTACCTTGGATAGTGCGTATAGTTCGAGTCCGCAGTTAGAGAAGGAGTTGAAACAGCACGTTGTCAGTGAGATTGGCGCGATCGCGCGTCCCGGAGAGATTCGGTTTACTGATGCTTTACCGAAGACGCGATCGGGTAAAATTATGCGGCGGTTGTTGCGTTCTTTAGCCGCCGGTCAAGAAGTTACAGGAGATACTTCTACCTTAGAAGATCGCACCGTTTTGGATAAATTACGCGGTGGTGCATAA
- a CDS encoding type II toxin-antitoxin system RelE family toxin, with translation MVILWMSDGLMNYQVEFKPKAIKDLESLPVEVQNRVLTKIELMQNNLTGDVKRLTNYTPEYRLRVGDYRVLFEIEEDVLVIYRVKHRKDAYT, from the coding sequence TTGGTTATCCTGTGGATGAGCGACGGTTTGATGAATTACCAAGTTGAGTTTAAGCCGAAAGCGATTAAAGATTTAGAATCTTTGCCAGTAGAGGTACAAAACCGAGTTTTGACCAAGATTGAGTTAATGCAAAATAACCTAACTGGGGATGTGAAACGCTTAACTAACTACACGCCAGAATATCGACTGCGGGTAGGAGATTACCGAGTTTTATTTGAAATCGAGGAAGATGTTTTGGTAATCTACCGTGTCAAACATAGAAAAGATGCTTACACTTAG
- a CDS encoding type II toxin-antitoxin system prevent-host-death family antitoxin encodes MIPLHPEFITKNGKKEFVVIPYEEFEALQELIADMEDLMDLRKAKEEDVNQPSVPLAEVKKMLGF; translated from the coding sequence ATGATTCCATTACATCCTGAGTTTATTACGAAAAATGGCAAAAAGGAATTTGTCGTGATACCTTACGAAGAATTTGAAGCACTGCAAGAATTAATTGCTGACATGGAAGATTTGATGGATTTGAGAAAAGCCAAGGAGGAAGATGTAAATCAGCCTTCAGTACCGTTAGCAGAGGTGAAAAAAATGTTAGGATTTTAA
- a CDS encoding type II toxin-antitoxin system RelN family antitoxin: MKAIKVMATIDNQGQLCVDEPLELERDSRVEVIVLIQEVTEINEEEQPKETILADFRQAWHEAMTGKTIPVAQIWEGIDDV; encoded by the coding sequence ATGAAAGCAATTAAAGTGATGGCAACGATTGATAATCAAGGACAATTGTGTGTTGATGAACCACTAGAGTTAGAACGAGATAGCCGAGTCGAAGTGATTGTGCTCATTCAAGAAGTAACAGAAATTAATGAAGAAGAGCAACCTAAAGAAACAATTTTAGCAGATTTTCGTCAAGCTTGGCATGAAGCAATGACTGGTAAAACGATTCCTGTTGCCCAAATTTGGGAGGGAATTGATGATGTCTGA
- a CDS encoding colicin immunity domain-containing protein, with translation MEKYIKLLQEFVGNTISADEFEQRFIQLFKGDNNLQLGREFKILDKLFADVDAYCSDPDLIEDPRFDIGEDQLQVSAEETLDKLVDLTTSYTLNYREDK, from the coding sequence ATGGAGAAATATATCAAGTTATTACAAGAGTTTGTTGGCAATACTATTAGTGCTGATGAGTTTGAGCAGCGGTTTATACAACTGTTTAAGGGTGATAATAATCTCCAACTAGGAAGAGAATTTAAAATTTTAGACAAGCTGTTTGCCGATGTGGATGCTTATTGCAGCGATCCAGATTTGATTGAAGATCCTCGATTTGATATTGGTGAGGATCAATTGCAAGTATCGGCAGAGGAAACGCTGGATAAGTTGGTTGATTTAACAACTTCTTACACCTTAAATTATCGGGAGGACAAATGA
- a CDS encoding colicin D domain-containing protein yields MSLKIRQRFHEGLDSFTKAIQVHLQKQGVQEIAGTYRRQPVKHYFDLLTNLNVIVDAGDNFVIGWKLNSSQVVELTTTGDIGGG; encoded by the coding sequence TTGTCTCTTAAGATCCGCCAGAGGTTCCATGAGGGGCTAGATAGTTTTACCAAGGCTATTCAAGTTCACTTGCAGAAACAGGGAGTGCAGGAGATTGCGGGTACTTATCGCAGGCAACCAGTAAAGCACTATTTTGACCTATTAACTAATTTGAATGTTATTGTGGATGCAGGAGATAACTTTGTTATTGGTTGGAAACTGAATTCTTCACAAGTTGTGGAATTAACCACCACTGGAGATATTGGAGGTGGATAG
- a CDS encoding vWA domain-containing protein produces the protein MRLDEAVEFAENPEPRCPCVLLLDTSGSMQGAPLDALNEGLQTFRDDLTRDELAKKRVEVAIVTFDNQIKVVQDFVTADQFESPLLTAQGQTHMGAGISYALDMIAARKSEYRNNGITYYRPWVFMITDGEPQGESEQLVEQAAQRIREEEANKRVAFFAVGVEGANISRLAQIVDRTPVKLRGLDFREMFIWLSASMQRVSHSKIDEQVALPPPGWGTV, from the coding sequence ATGAGACTCGACGAAGCCGTAGAATTTGCCGAAAACCCAGAGCCCCGATGCCCCTGCGTCCTCCTACTGGACACATCAGGCTCAATGCAGGGCGCACCCCTTGATGCCCTCAACGAAGGACTGCAAACCTTTAGGGATGACCTCACTAGAGACGAACTCGCCAAAAAGCGCGTAGAAGTAGCCATTGTCACCTTCGACAACCAGATTAAAGTCGTGCAAGACTTTGTGACAGCCGACCAATTTGAGTCCCCACTGCTGACAGCCCAAGGACAAACCCACATGGGCGCTGGTATCAGCTACGCCCTGGACATGATCGCCGCCCGCAAGTCGGAATACCGCAACAACGGCATCACCTATTACCGTCCCTGGGTATTTATGATTACTGACGGCGAACCTCAAGGAGAGTCAGAACAGCTTGTAGAACAAGCCGCCCAGCGGATCAGAGAGGAAGAAGCTAACAAGCGCGTTGCCTTTTTTGCTGTCGGCGTGGAAGGCGCTAATATCTCACGTTTAGCCCAAATTGTCGATCGCACTCCCGTAAAACTTAGAGGGTTAGATTTCCGCGAAATGTTCATCTGGCTGTCCGCTAGTATGCAAAGAGTATCTCACTCAAAAATTGACGAACAAGTAGCACTCCCGCCCCCTGGATGGGGAACAGTTTAG
- a CDS encoding PP2C family serine/threonine-protein phosphatase translates to MTEDKGQIIKCRIVAASVMGTSHEKRSQPCQDAHRWELLPDGILVAAVADGAGSATLAEVGAQIAVTASVEAISQNQQTWFEDDSNWHQLLAEALKTAREAVEAEAKVREVKARDLASTLILAIATPYLLAVAQIGDGAAVVGDSEGNVIAVTVPPCGEYINETIFLISDNALETAQLQVWRGKLTHLALFSDGLQMLALKMPDGTPHVPFFSPLFRFAAQIEDEVEAKQQLESFLRSPRVTERTDDDLTLLLASFSS, encoded by the coding sequence ATGACAGAAGATAAAGGACAAATAATTAAATGCCGAATTGTAGCGGCATCAGTGATGGGAACAAGTCACGAAAAGCGATCGCAACCCTGCCAAGATGCACATAGATGGGAACTTCTACCAGACGGCATTTTAGTCGCCGCAGTTGCAGACGGTGCTGGTTCAGCTACACTTGCAGAAGTGGGAGCCCAAATTGCAGTCACAGCCTCCGTAGAAGCCATTTCTCAGAACCAGCAAACATGGTTTGAAGATGACAGCAATTGGCATCAATTGCTCGCTGAAGCCCTGAAAACAGCGCGGGAAGCTGTGGAAGCAGAAGCAAAAGTTAGAGAAGTCAAAGCGCGAGATTTAGCCAGTACATTAATTTTAGCTATAGCTACTCCTTACCTGTTAGCAGTTGCCCAAATTGGGGACGGTGCGGCGGTGGTAGGAGATAGCGAAGGCAATGTTATCGCAGTGACAGTTCCACCCTGTGGCGAGTACATTAATGAAACTATCTTCCTGATTTCAGACAATGCTTTGGAAACAGCACAATTGCAAGTATGGCGAGGAAAATTAACGCATTTAGCCCTGTTCTCCGATGGTTTGCAAATGTTAGCCTTAAAGATGCCAGACGGCACGCCTCATGTTCCCTTCTTTTCCCCCTTATTTCGGTTTGCGGCACAAATAGAGGATGAAGTAGAAGCCAAACAGCAGTTAGAATCATTTTTGCGATCGCCCCGCGTTACCGAACGCACTGACGACGATTTAACCTTATTATTGGCAAGTTTTTCTAGTTAG
- a CDS encoding type II toxin-antitoxin system PemK/MazF family toxin codes for MERFVKGDVVVTLFPYSDFSKTKRRPALILAVLPGENVIACQITSQPIINRYAISISPTDFTAGSLKKESKIRPEVTHTIERSVISYKVGSFTPEKVEEVIKKLVEILEE; via the coding sequence ATGGAAAGATTTGTAAAGGGTGATGTTGTAGTGACTTTATTTCCCTATTCAGACTTTAGCAAAACGAAACGCCGTCCTGCTCTAATTTTAGCTGTACTCCCTGGAGAAAATGTAATTGCGTGTCAGATTACCAGTCAGCCAATTATTAATCGTTACGCAATTTCGATTAGCCCTACAGATTTTACCGCAGGTTCGCTGAAAAAAGAGAGTAAGATTCGCCCAGAAGTAACTCATACAATTGAGCGCAGTGTTATTAGTTACAAAGTCGGGAGTTTTACACCGGAAAAAGTAGAGGAAGTAATTAAAAAACTGGTAGAAATCCTAGAAGAATAG
- a CDS encoding helix-hairpin-helix domain-containing protein, which translates to MQLQRQFSGQLITLDTRSAIASGGEGRIYAVLQNPSLVAKIYHKPTDEDADKLTVMFSMPPDAPIAAPGHASIAWPIDLLRTAGTTEKIVGFLMPRVTKVAPIHTFYTPKTRREQKPLFNYLYLHRTARNLAAAVNALHVRGYVIGDVNESNILVTDTALVTLVDTDSFQVRDPYTGYVYRCPVGKPEFTPPELQGQTFRNIDRTPEHDLFGLAVLIFQLLMEGTHPFAGVYQGSGEPPPIEIRIKSGYFPYALKRVPFRPMPAAPPWDILHPTLRQMFLRCFEEGNQNPVNRPDAKSWVSALKEAEDALVTCHKNTQHKYGNHLKACPWCDRAKLLKGRDPFPSRSAVRSGQNLQPMKAKRKQQAPPQIVTVPQQRSQMQTSPTPQRGLTRQLGQYPVPLIVTGMSHRTPAVQSPPIGGFRGFVQDTVWGTAWGGLCLAAIAGGIYAATDRDGGAILGAIFVGTIWGIFFGVIWGVLTVPPNQVGRKWAGIFLGAISGALLLTAIGGVVFGAINNKPEIGEAIATGLCAGTFWGAVWSGFKPPWAMPVGRVWGRQGAFLGMIWGVFLGAIAGALLGLGFAIWPELNGKNTPPVELATLLVQVIVISAGLGSVGGCLGGALLGAFGAAPKLPAAFQPSGGKGAILGTIWGSFLGAIAAAILGGVLSAALPVFNSTPPVEVGTLLGAIVSSAGLGAIWGIISGAVWGALARW; encoded by the coding sequence ATGCAACTGCAACGCCAATTCAGCGGACAATTAATTACCTTAGACACCCGTAGCGCGATCGCATCGGGCGGAGAAGGCCGCATTTACGCAGTCTTGCAAAACCCCTCCCTAGTAGCAAAAATTTACCATAAGCCCACAGACGAAGACGCAGACAAACTGACAGTAATGTTCAGTATGCCGCCCGACGCGCCGATCGCAGCCCCCGGACACGCCTCAATTGCCTGGCCCATTGACTTACTGCGAACCGCCGGCACTACCGAAAAAATCGTCGGCTTCCTCATGCCCCGCGTTACCAAGGTAGCCCCGATCCACACCTTCTACACCCCCAAAACTCGCCGCGAACAAAAGCCCCTATTTAATTATCTTTACCTACACCGTACAGCCCGCAACCTCGCCGCCGCTGTCAACGCCCTTCACGTTCGAGGTTACGTGATCGGAGATGTCAACGAGTCGAATATCCTCGTCACCGACACCGCCTTAGTTACTCTCGTAGATACTGATTCCTTTCAAGTCCGAGATCCTTACACGGGCTACGTTTACCGCTGTCCTGTAGGTAAACCAGAGTTTACGCCCCCAGAATTGCAGGGTCAAACCTTCCGCAATATCGATCGCACTCCAGAACATGACTTATTTGGCTTAGCAGTGCTAATTTTTCAGCTATTAATGGAAGGGACGCACCCTTTTGCAGGAGTTTATCAAGGTAGCGGCGAACCTCCGCCCATAGAAATTAGGATAAAATCAGGTTATTTTCCCTACGCCCTCAAACGAGTTCCCTTTCGCCCTATGCCTGCGGCACCGCCTTGGGACATTTTACACCCAACTTTGCGGCAGATGTTTCTGCGGTGTTTTGAGGAAGGGAATCAAAACCCTGTCAACCGTCCAGATGCTAAAAGTTGGGTTAGTGCTTTAAAAGAAGCCGAAGATGCGCTGGTAACTTGCCATAAGAATACTCAGCATAAATATGGGAATCATTTAAAAGCTTGTCCTTGGTGCGATCGCGCCAAGTTACTCAAAGGCCGCGATCCCTTCCCCTCCCGTAGCGCCGTCCGCAGCGGACAGAACTTGCAACCGATGAAGGCTAAACGCAAACAGCAAGCGCCGCCTCAGATTGTGACAGTACCACAACAGCGCAGCCAGATGCAGACATCCCCCACACCCCAGAGGGGTTTAACTCGTCAATTGGGACAATACCCAGTACCGCTGATTGTTACTGGGATGTCACACCGCACTCCGGCGGTACAATCGCCCCCTATTGGCGGATTTCGAGGCTTTGTTCAGGATACCGTTTGGGGTACAGCTTGGGGCGGTTTGTGTTTGGCGGCGATCGCAGGTGGAATTTACGCCGCAACAGATCGGGATGGCGGTGCAATTTTGGGCGCAATCTTTGTAGGTACAATTTGGGGAATTTTCTTTGGCGTAATTTGGGGCGTATTAACTGTCCCACCCAATCAAGTTGGGCGAAAATGGGCAGGTATATTTTTGGGTGCGATTTCCGGCGCTTTGTTGTTAACTGCGATCGGCGGTGTAGTATTTGGCGCAATTAACAACAAACCTGAGATTGGAGAAGCGATCGCAACTGGTCTTTGCGCTGGTACCTTTTGGGGCGCTGTTTGGAGTGGTTTTAAGCCACCCTGGGCGATGCCTGTAGGCCGCGTCTGGGGAAGACAGGGGGCATTCTTGGGGATGATTTGGGGCGTTTTTCTAGGGGCAATTGCTGGAGCTCTTTTAGGTTTGGGGTTTGCAATCTGGCCAGAACTCAATGGTAAGAATACTCCCCCTGTGGAATTGGCAACTCTATTAGTTCAGGTGATTGTGATCTCGGCTGGTTTGGGTTCTGTAGGAGGTTGTCTCGGAGGTGCGTTATTGGGGGCTTTTGGGGCTGCACCCAAGCTGCCAGCAGCGTTTCAGCCTTCGGGAGGCAAAGGCGCGATTTTGGGTACGATTTGGGGTAGTTTTTTGGGTGCGATCGCCGCCGCAATTTTAGGCGGTGTCTTGTCTGCGGCATTACCTGTATTTAATAGTACGCCACCAGTGGAAGTTGGAACCTTACTAGGTGCGATCGTCTCATCCGCAGGTTTAGGCGCGATTTGGGGTATCATCTCCGGTGCCGTCTGGGGGGCCTTAGCGAGATGGTAA
- a CDS encoding serine/threonine-protein kinase, whose amino-acid sequence MTHCVTPGCQNPRNPDTAQHCQSCGSRLLLQQRYRPMRPIGQGGFGKTFLAVDEQIPLKPSCVIKQFSFPTHDPESYNTAARLFRQEALRLNQLGGHPQIPQLLAHFEENHLLYLVQEFIEGLTLSQKLRQTGIFNEEEIWELLRDLLPVLQFIHEHSIIHRDIKPSNIISRNSDSKPVLLDFGIAKMIPNNAVIHTGTIIGSPEYMAPEQSRGKAISASDLFSLGVTCIHLMTGVSPWDMYDMVNDRWAWRDFLPTRNSDNLNKIRQSQVKLGKILDKLLEHSLGKRYQSAEEVLKDTIASTNPAISKTSKVVKSKLTPVKSVSSPFRPSFLVKILPWSVKPTGDNLISAAGVDYTQLQHLLAAQKWKQADLETWIVLCQALGKPTKCYLHPNEIDNLPCVDLETINQLWVKYSNGQFGYSIQTQIYDSVGNDYAKFCDRVGWLTYNPHNPYEGLNFSRTAPPGHLPSRIWVVGLKWWRHLEVMAAKLSQCEVYFK is encoded by the coding sequence ATGACCCACTGTGTCACCCCTGGATGCCAAAACCCCCGAAACCCAGACACAGCGCAACATTGCCAGAGTTGCGGTTCCCGGTTGTTACTTCAACAACGCTATCGACCCATGCGGCCCATCGGTCAAGGTGGCTTTGGGAAAACCTTTTTAGCAGTCGATGAACAAATTCCCCTCAAACCATCCTGCGTCATCAAACAATTTTCCTTTCCCACTCACGACCCAGAAAGCTACAATACAGCCGCTAGATTATTTCGCCAAGAGGCCCTGCGCCTTAACCAACTTGGCGGACACCCTCAAATTCCTCAACTATTAGCCCACTTTGAAGAAAATCACCTTCTCTATCTAGTTCAAGAGTTTATTGAAGGGCTAACTCTCTCCCAAAAATTGCGCCAAACAGGGATTTTTAACGAAGAGGAGATTTGGGAATTGCTACGGGACTTGTTACCCGTACTCCAATTTATCCACGAACATTCTATCATTCATCGCGACATTAAACCAAGCAATATTATTAGCCGCAATAGCGATAGCAAACCAGTTTTACTCGACTTTGGGATTGCTAAAATGATTCCCAACAATGCTGTCATTCATACGGGTACGATTATTGGTTCTCCCGAATATATGGCCCCCGAACAATCGCGAGGAAAAGCGATATCAGCTAGCGATCTATTTAGTTTAGGCGTTACCTGTATTCACTTAATGACAGGTGTTTCTCCTTGGGATATGTATGACATGGTAAATGACCGTTGGGCGTGGCGAGATTTTTTACCTACTCGTAACAGTGACAACTTAAATAAAATTCGTCAAAGCCAGGTTAAGCTCGGTAAAATCTTAGATAAATTGCTAGAACATTCTCTGGGTAAACGCTATCAGTCGGCAGAAGAAGTTTTAAAAGACACGATCGCTAGCACTAATCCAGCTATTAGCAAAACTTCTAAAGTAGTCAAGTCTAAGCTTACACCAGTGAAATCGGTTTCATCACCATTTCGTCCTAGTTTTCTGGTAAAAATCCTACCTTGGTCTGTTAAACCTACTGGAGATAATTTGATATCGGCAGCAGGTGTTGATTACACTCAATTGCAACATTTACTAGCAGCACAAAAATGGAAACAAGCGGATCTAGAAACTTGGATAGTTCTCTGTCAAGCTTTGGGTAAACCAACTAAATGTTATCTTCATCCCAATGAAATTGATAATTTACCTTGTGTAGATTTGGAGACAATTAATCAACTGTGGGTGAAGTACAGTAACGGGCAATTTGGCTATAGCATACAAACGCAAATTTATGATAGTGTTGGCAATGATTACGCGAAATTTTGCGATCGCGTTGGCTGGCTTACTTATAATCCTCATAATCCCTACGAAGGCCTAAACTTTAGTCGCACAGCGCCACCTGGACATTTGCCCTCGCGGATATGGGTAGTCGGCTTAAAATGGTGGCGACATCTAGAAGTAATGGCTGCTAAACTCAGTCAATGCGAAGTATATTTTAAGTAG